From the genome of Oncorhynchus kisutch isolate 150728-3 unplaced genomic scaffold, Okis_V2 Okis09a-Okis19a_hom, whole genome shotgun sequence, one region includes:
- the LOC116360599 gene encoding ubiquitin-conjugating enzyme E2 K isoform X2: MTLRTVLLSLQALLAAAEPDDPQDAVVANQYKQNPEMFTQTARLWGHYYGGAPVPGPEYTRKIDKLTAMGFEKNAVIAALSSKSWEVETATELLLNN; this comes from the exons ATGACTCTGAGGACAGTACTGTTGTCCCTCCAGGCTCTTCTGGCTGCAGCTGAACCAGACGACCCCCAGGATGCAGTAGTGGCCAATCAG TATAAGCAGAACCCAGAGATGTTTACGCAGACAGCCAGGTTATGGGGCCATTACTACGGTGGAGCCCCTGTTCCCGGTCCAGAATACACACGGAAGATAGACAAACTCACTGCCATGGGCTTCGAAAAG aatgctgtaatcgctgccttgTCTTCTAAATCCTGGGAGGTGGAGACGGCGACAGAACTACTCCTTAACAACTGA
- the LOC116360599 gene encoding ubiquitin-conjugating enzyme E2 K isoform X1 — MANIAVQRIKREFKEVLKSEETSKNQIKVDLVDENFTELRGEIAGPPDTPYEGGRFQLEIKIPETYPFNPPKVRFITKIWHPNISSVTGAICLDILKDQWAAAMTLRTVLLSLQALLAAAEPDDPQDAVVANQYKQNPEMFTQTARLWGHYYGGAPVPGPEYTRKIDKLTAMGFEKNAVIAALSSKSWEVETATELLLNN; from the exons ATGGCGAATATAGCGGTCCAAAGGATCAAACGGGAGTTCAAAGAAGTTCTGAAAAGCGAAGAg ACGAGTAAAAACCAGATCAAGGTGGATCTGGTAGATGAAAACTTCACAGAGCTGCGAGGAGAGATCGCAGGACCACCAGACACGCCGTAcgaag GTGGCAGATTTCAACTGGAAATCAAAATCCCAGAAACGTATCCCTTTAATCCTCCCAAG gtgaGGTTCATCACTAAGATCTGGCACCCCAACATCAGCTCAGTAACAGGAGCCATCTGTCTGGACATCCTCAAAGACCAGTG GGCAGCAGCGATGACTCTGAGGACAGTACTGTTGTCCCTCCAGGCTCTTCTGGCTGCAGCTGAACCAGACGACCCCCAGGATGCAGTAGTGGCCAATCAG TATAAGCAGAACCCAGAGATGTTTACGCAGACAGCCAGGTTATGGGGCCATTACTACGGTGGAGCCCCTGTTCCCGGTCCAGAATACACACGGAAGATAGACAAACTCACTGCCATGGGCTTCGAAAAG aatgctgtaatcgctgccttgTCTTCTAAATCCTGGGAGGTGGAGACGGCGACAGAACTACTCCTTAACAACTGA